One genomic region from Zalophus californianus isolate mZalCal1 chromosome 2, mZalCal1.pri.v2, whole genome shotgun sequence encodes:
- the LOC113924224 gene encoding guanine nucleotide-binding protein G(I)/G(S)/G(O) subunit gamma-10-like: protein MSSGASVNALQRLVEQLKLEAGVERIQVSQAAVKLQQYCLQNACKDALLVGVPAGSNPFREPRSCALF, encoded by the coding sequence ATGTCTTCTGGGGCCAGTGTGAATGCCCTGCAGCGCCTGGTAGAGCAGCTCAAGCTGGAGGCCGGCGTGGAGAGGATCCAGGTCTCACAGGCGGCTGTAAAGCTTCAACAGTACTGCCTGCAGAATGCCTGCAAGGATGCCTTGCTGGTAGGTGTTCCAGCTGGAAGCAACCCCTTCCGGGAGCCCAGATCCTGTGCTTTATTCTAA